The Balneolaceae bacterium genomic sequence ATCATAATGGCGTCCACCAACGGGTCGGTGTCCTGCAGCAGGAAAAGTCCCCTGTTCTGTATGATATATGCCTCGGGATAGCGTTCGTTCAAGGTCCGGATCATGCCCAGCATCTCGTCCTGTAGGTGGCTGCGTTCGGTATACGGCGCTACTCCGTCGATGGTGTCAAGGAGTAGTCCGTCGAAACCCTTTGCCATGATGCTACGCGCCACCTCGTCCAGCAGAATAGACCGTGCCTTTGGCGAGGAGAGATCGATATAGGGGCTGTTCCAGTTTTCGTTGACCCCCAGGAAGCCGATCTCACGCAAGAGTGGGTAATACCAGCGGTGGGGATTGACCTCGCTCATGCTGATGTAGCCGATGATGCGCGTGTCGGTCTTTGCCAGTTCGCTGACCTCCGATACGGTATACTGTTCGGGTTCCAGGACCACCAGGTCGTAATCCTCGATCTCGGAGGGGGTCACCTTGTCGTAGTCCACGCCGTAGTTCATCAGTATCTGGTCGGTGCATCCCATAGTGGCTGTAATAAGACAGACGATAAGAGCCGCCCACCAGGCGCGCGCCTTATTTAGAGTGTATAAAGGGCCGGCCTCTTTCACGTGAAGTTTGTCGGTTTTTGCATTCAGAGGATTCCTTTTCGACCCTGCCTGTATCATCAGGCCGTTGGCGACGGACGGGTTGCGCCCGGTCTCGCCTGCGTTCACCTGAAGCTGCGCGACTATTGCAGACAGAAATTTAAGCCATTCCAACCTAAACAGATGTGACTGATTAGGGGCAGGTACGTGACAATTAAAAACTTAAAAATTTTATAATTTTTCCTTTTTGCCAGAATGTGATTAATTGAGGCCAAAACGACAGAAGTGCGGGATCATCATCCCATCCCTGGGCAGGGATCAACCAAAAAGAGTGATCATACTGCCCATGGACCTACAAGAGAAGTTAGCCAGCCTGCTTAATCGTCACCGTCCCCGCTCGGGAGCAAACCGGGAGGAGAACACCTCGCGTGACCAGCGGTATCTCAATAAAATCAAGGAGATTCTCTCCACGAGGGAGCGCTTGGAACATGAGCTAAATCGCGTCAGGGGCGTGGCGGACCTGAAGGAAGAGCTGCTGATGAACATCATTCACGATGTTCGCATGTCACTGACCCTGTTGAATGGCGCAGTGTCGCAGGTGGAGGAGGATCTCGACGAGCATGGATACGGGCAGAACGGCAGGGCAGAAGGGCCCAAGGCTCGAAACCGTCGTGCCCTCCCCAAGCTCAGTGACAACATCGACGGCCTGAAGGACGGCCTTGAGCTGATGATGCAGGTTAGTGAACTGCGTGTGCAGGATGCCAGTCTGAGGGTGGACGAGATAGAGTTCGGAGATTTCCTGCGCAATTGTATCGCTTTTTTTCGCAGCCGGGCGGACCAGAAGAACATCACTATTGAGACCATCCTACCTGAACAGGAGGTCTACCAGACGGTCGATCCCGGTAAGTTTGAGAAAATCTTTCTCATGCTTCTCTCAGTAATGATTAACGCCACACCGGGCAGCGGATTGATGCGTCTGCGAATGGAAGAGGACGAGAACGATCTTCGCTTTGCGCTGGGCCATACCGGCATGGTCATGGAGCAGGAGGAGGCAGACCGTATTCTGGGACCCTCCAAGAAGGCCTACGCCTCGCTGACATCCACTGAAAATGTACAGGGCGCCGGTATCCGGCTATCGGTCATTCGTAAGTATGTTGAGCTGCACGAAGGGGAGATGGAGATAAGCTGCGATGCCGAAGAGGGAACGGTCTACCGCATCCGCCTTCCCAGGATATCTGACACACTTGAGCGTGCCGATAAAATGGACGCATCACCGCCGGCTCATCCCGCCCCCACGCCCTTGCACTCGGTGATGGAAGAGCTGACTCCCCTGTACCAGGGTGAAAAAGAAACCACGGTTCTGGTGGTCGACGACGACCCGCAGCTTCGTACCTACATTGCTTCGCTGTTGCGCCGGGAGGGCATGAAAACCGAACTGGCTTCCAACGGAAAGGAGGCCCAGAAGCTGCTTGCCCTGTGCAATCCCGATCTTGTAATCTCAGATATTATGATGCCGGAGATGGACGGTTTTGAGCTCGCCAAAGCCATCCGGAAGGACGGCCGTTTCCGTTTTACCCCCATCATCCTGGTATCGGCGAAAGCCGACGTGGAGTCGCGCATCTACGGCTATGACATCGGCATCAGCGACTACCTGGTGAAGCCATTCAACGAGTCGGCCATGACGGCGCGGGTTCACAATCTGCTTCGCCAGAAGGAGAGGCGCGAGCAGAGTCCCCGCCGAATCGAAGAGGAGGAGCTGGTCAACGAATCGCACGCCATGATAGAGCGGCTCAAGGCCTATGTGGAGAGCCGCATCAACGACGACAACATCACCATAACCGAGCTTGCCGATGCCGTGAACAAAAGCCGCCGGCAGCTCTACCGAGATGTCAAGGCCATGACCGGGTACACCCCGGCCGAATTCGTACGCGAGGTGAAACTGCGCCGGGCGAGACGGCTCTTTGAAAGCAGTCCCCGTATCACCGTGGCCGAGGTTTCCAACGCTGTGGGCTACAATACGGTCCGGCACTTCAGCAAGATTTTCCGCAACCGCTTTGGTTTGAATCCCAGCGAGTTCAAGAAGCAGCTGGCCTAGATTCCTGGCCAGTGCGAACAGGATTCAATACCGAAGAGGGGGTATTTTTTCGCCTTTCTCGCACGATTTGATAAGGATGGCGAGTCGTCTCTGCCGCGTTTTCTCCTGTTTGGCGCTCATGACCCAGTGTATGGAAGTCCTGGTATATCCGGGCGCCAGATTTTCGAAAAACTCCCACGCCTTGGGATTGGCCCGGATGCGATGCTCGTACTCCTTTTTAAGTGATACCTCTTCCTTCTCGAAGGATGCCTGGCCCGATTTCGCCTCCTCTCGCTGTTTCCAGGCCTGAAGGCCTGCCGGTTGCATGCGATCCTCTTCCAGCAGTTTCTGCACCGTGTCGATATTCTTCTGGCTCCAGTGGCTGCCCGCCCGGCGCGGGGTGAAGCGGATCATGTAGCGCTCCTCGTCAATGGACTTCCGCAGCCCGTCGATCCACCCATAGCAGAGGGCCTCCTCCACGGACTCCTCCCAGCGGATGCTGGCCTTGCCCGTGGCTACTTTGTAGTAGCCCACCCACTGCACGTCCTTTTGGTCGTGGTTCTTTTTGAGCCATGCGCGGAAGCCGGCGGGGGTTTGGAAGAAGAGGGGATTTTCGTCCATGGAAGATTAACTTAAAATATTTCATTTGAAAAGCAATTCCAGGATTCCCTGCTGTGTGAATAATCCCACCTATTCCGTACCTTCATGGCCCTAACAAATCTCCAGTCAATTCCGCATCTTCGTGTCTGACCAAAAAGTGATTTTCTCCATGGTTGGGGTGAATAAGATCTACAAGCCCAACCACCGTGTGCTCAAGGATATCTATCTCTCCTTTTTCTATGGCGCCAAGATCGGCGTGCTCGGTAACAACGGTTCCGGCAAGAGCACACTTCTGCGGATTATTGCCGGGGAGGACGAGGAGTACCAGGGCAACATCAGTCGCCAAAAGGGCGTCACCTTCGGCATGTTGCCGCAGGAACCCGAGCTGGAGGCCGGCAAGACGGTGCGCGATATCGTGGAGGAGGGCGTGCAGGAGACCATTGACCTGCTGAACGAGTACGAAGAGATCAACGCCGCCTTCGGGGATCCCGACGCCGACTTCGACAAGCTGATCTCCAAACAGGAAAAGCTGCAGGAGAAGATCGAGGCTGTAGGGGCGTGGGACCTCGACAGCAAGCTGGAGCAGGCGATGGACGCCCTTCGCACGCCGCCGGGCGACACGCCGGTGGAGGTGCTCTCGGGGGGCGAAGTGCGCCGCGTGGCCCTATGCCGTATCCTGCTGCAGAAGCCGGACGTGCTGCTGCTGGACGAGCCCACCAATCACCTGGACGCCGATTCGGTGGCGTGGCTGGAGCAGCACCTGGCCCGCTACGAAGGAACCGTCATCGCCGTCACCCACGACCGCTATTTCCTGGACAACGTGGCGGGCTGGATCCTGGAACTGGATCACGGCGAGGGTATTCCCTTCGAGGGCAACTACAGCTCCTGGCTGGAGCAGAAGAAGAAGCGCCTGGAGCAGGAAGAGAAACAGGAGTCCAAGCGTCAGAAAACCCTGGCCCAGGAACTGGAGTGGATTCGCCAGAACCCTAAGGGCCGGCGTGCGAAGAGCAAGGCGCGGATCAACAAATACGAGGAGCTGCTCTCCGAGGAGCGCAGCGCCAGGCGCGAGGACATGGAGATATTCATTCCCGCCGGACCGCGATTGGGTGACGTGGTTATTGAAGCCAAAAGCGTGTCCAAGGGCTATGACGACCGCCTGCTTGTCGAGGAAATGAATTTCAGCCTGCCGCCCGGCGGTATTGTGGGTGTGATCGGTCCCAACGGCGCCGGGAAGACTACCCTGTTCCGCATGATCTCGGGACAGGAGGAGCCCGACAGCGGGAAGATCCGCCTGGGCGACACTGTGGAGCTGGGATACGTGGACCAGAAGCGTCCCCTGGATGCCTCCAAAACCATCTGGGAGGAGATCTCCGACGGCAAAGATACCATCAAGCTGGGCAGCCGCGAGGTGAACTCCCGCGCCTACGTCGCCCGCTTCAACTTCAGCGGCAGCGACCAGCAGAAGCGTGTGGACGAGCTCTCCGGCGGGGAGCGCAACCGCGTGCACCTGGCCAAGACCCTGAAGGAGGGCGCCAACGTGCTGCTGCTGGACGAGCCCACCAACGATCTGGACGTGCATACCCTGCGTGCCCTGGAGGAGGCGCTGCTCGACTTCGCTGGCTGCGCGGTGATTATTTCCCACGACCGCTGGTTTCTGGACCGTATCGCCACCCACATGCTCGCCTTCGAGGGCGACAGCCAGGTCCGCTGGTTCGAAGGCAACTACGCCGAATACGAGGAGTTCCGGCGAGATGAGCTGGGCATTGCCGATGACCAGCCTCACCGGATCAAGTACAAGAAGTTGATGCGTGAGTAAGGATACCGCCCGCTCATGATCCTGATCATTGTCGGCATAGGGGTTGGCATCACTTTCCTGGTGTGGCTGTGGAAGGTGCCCATCCAGAACCTGGTGACCTCCATGGAGGAGGGCGGCAGCCACCCGGCCGAAGCCTATCTTATCGTGTTCTTCGTCTTTGCGGTGGTTGGCCTGGCTATCTACGCAATCTGGCAGATCCTGTAATCAATACGGCAGCGGTTCGCCGGTGTCGTCCTCATACTCCTCGCGCGCCTGCTTGAGCAGCGCCTCCATCTCCTGCTGGGCATCGGCGTAGGCCGGCGCCCCGTATACGCTGTTCAGCTCGTAGGGGTCGTCCTCCAGGTCGAAGAGTTCCCACTCGTCGATGGTGTAGAAGTAGATGAGCTTGTAGCGGTCGCTTCGCACGCCGTAATGGGGACGCACGTCGTGGGGACCGGGGTACTCGTAGTAGTGGTAGT encodes the following:
- a CDS encoding YdeI/OmpD-associated family protein, producing MDENPLFFQTPAGFRAWLKKNHDQKDVQWVGYYKVATGKASIRWEESVEEALCYGWIDGLRKSIDEERYMIRFTPRRAGSHWSQKNIDTVQKLLEEDRMQPAGLQAWKQREEAKSGQASFEKEEVSLKKEYEHRIRANPKAWEFFENLAPGYTRTSIHWVMSAKQEKTRQRRLAILIKSCEKGEKIPPLRY
- a CDS encoding endo alpha-1,4 polygalactosaminidase; this encodes MGCTDQILMNYGVDYDKVTPSEIEDYDLVVLEPEQYTVSEVSELAKTDTRIIGYISMSEVNPHRWYYPLLREIGFLGVNENWNSPYIDLSSPKARSILLDEVARSIMAKGFDGLLLDTIDGVAPYTERSHLQDEMLGMIRTLNERYPEAYIIQNRGLFLLQDTDPLVDAIMIEDIATHYDFETENYNLRSVQDYRETVRWMRSFADTLGKPVLILDYAVEEDMKREVIQRLDTLNQPYYISNIQLDTLEQVYQYRK
- the ettA gene encoding energy-dependent translational throttle protein EttA, whose amino-acid sequence is MSDQKVIFSMVGVNKIYKPNHRVLKDIYLSFFYGAKIGVLGNNGSGKSTLLRIIAGEDEEYQGNISRQKGVTFGMLPQEPELEAGKTVRDIVEEGVQETIDLLNEYEEINAAFGDPDADFDKLISKQEKLQEKIEAVGAWDLDSKLEQAMDALRTPPGDTPVEVLSGGEVRRVALCRILLQKPDVLLLDEPTNHLDADSVAWLEQHLARYEGTVIAVTHDRYFLDNVAGWILELDHGEGIPFEGNYSSWLEQKKKRLEQEEKQESKRQKTLAQELEWIRQNPKGRRAKSKARINKYEELLSEERSARREDMEIFIPAGPRLGDVVIEAKSVSKGYDDRLLVEEMNFSLPPGGIVGVIGPNGAGKTTLFRMISGQEEPDSGKIRLGDTVELGYVDQKRPLDASKTIWEEISDGKDTIKLGSREVNSRAYVARFNFSGSDQQKRVDELSGGERNRVHLAKTLKEGANVLLLDEPTNDLDVHTLRALEEALLDFAGCAVIISHDRWFLDRIATHMLAFEGDSQVRWFEGNYAEYEEFRRDELGIADDQPHRIKYKKLMRE
- a CDS encoding response regulator; the protein is MDLQEKLASLLNRHRPRSGANREENTSRDQRYLNKIKEILSTRERLEHELNRVRGVADLKEELLMNIIHDVRMSLTLLNGAVSQVEEDLDEHGYGQNGRAEGPKARNRRALPKLSDNIDGLKDGLELMMQVSELRVQDASLRVDEIEFGDFLRNCIAFFRSRADQKNITIETILPEQEVYQTVDPGKFEKIFLMLLSVMINATPGSGLMRLRMEEDENDLRFALGHTGMVMEQEEADRILGPSKKAYASLTSTENVQGAGIRLSVIRKYVELHEGEMEISCDAEEGTVYRIRLPRISDTLERADKMDASPPAHPAPTPLHSVMEELTPLYQGEKETTVLVVDDDPQLRTYIASLLRREGMKTELASNGKEAQKLLALCNPDLVISDIMMPEMDGFELAKAIRKDGRFRFTPIILVSAKADVESRIYGYDIGISDYLVKPFNESAMTARVHNLLRQKERREQSPRRIEEEELVNESHAMIERLKAYVESRINDDNITITELADAVNKSRRQLYRDVKAMTGYTPAEFVREVKLRRARRLFESSPRITVAEVSNAVGYNTVRHFSKIFRNRFGLNPSEFKKQLA